One genomic segment of Terriglobales bacterium includes these proteins:
- a CDS encoding phosphatidate cytidylyltransferase, whose translation MSLRIDHDLELVFGGVLAALVVASVVGWILSRTVKSEAGRATVQNLNARTRAWWVMSVVFALTLVTGRIGSLVLFALLSFLALREYLTLVPTRPADHRTLFWSFFVFTPLQYVLVGIQWYGLFTILIPIYAFLYIPTRIAMAGDTERFLERAAKIQWGLMICVFCVSHAPGLLMLEIPGYENQNAKLLLYLVVVAQLSDVMQYVWGKLLGRHKIAPHVSPGKTWEGFVGGVATATGVGAALYWMTPFSPRAAAGMALSITLMGFFGGLVMSAIKRDRGVKDYGSFIEGHGGILDRIDSICFSAPFFFHLVNYFYTPGSYPLPWLR comes from the coding sequence ATGAGCCTGCGCATCGATCACGACCTCGAACTCGTCTTCGGCGGCGTGCTGGCGGCGCTGGTGGTGGCCAGCGTGGTGGGCTGGATTCTTTCGCGCACGGTGAAGTCGGAAGCTGGGCGCGCGACCGTCCAAAATCTCAACGCCCGCACCCGCGCCTGGTGGGTGATGAGCGTGGTGTTCGCCCTTACCCTGGTGACGGGGCGAATCGGGTCGCTGGTGCTGTTTGCGCTGCTGTCGTTTCTGGCGCTGCGCGAATACCTGACGCTCGTGCCTACGCGCCCGGCCGATCATCGCACCCTGTTTTGGTCGTTCTTCGTCTTCACGCCGCTGCAGTACGTGCTGGTGGGCATCCAGTGGTACGGCCTGTTCACCATCCTCATTCCCATTTACGCGTTCCTCTACATCCCCACGCGCATCGCCATGGCCGGCGACACCGAGCGCTTCCTGGAGCGCGCTGCCAAGATCCAGTGGGGGCTGATGATCTGCGTCTTCTGCGTGAGCCACGCCCCCGGCCTGCTGATGCTGGAGATCCCCGGCTACGAGAACCAGAACGCCAAGCTGCTGCTCTACCTGGTGGTCGTGGCGCAGTTGAGCGACGTGATGCAGTACGTTTGGGGAAAGCTCTTGGGCCGGCACAAGATCGCGCCTCACGTCAGCCCCGGCAAGACCTGGGAGGGCTTCGTTGGCGGCGTGGCCACCGCCACCGGGGTGGGCGCGGCGCTCTACTGGATGACGCCGTTCTCGCCGCGGGCCGCGGCCGGCATGGCGCTCTCCATCACCCTGATGGGCTTCTTCGGCGGCCTGGTGATGTCCGCCATCAAGCGCGACCGCGGGGTGAAGGACTACGGCAGCTTCATCGAGGGCCACGGCGGCATCCTCGACCGCATCGATTCCATCTGCTTCTCCG
- a CDS encoding lysophospholipid acyltransferase family protein, with product MRVHPLASVLAGLARLISGANARWLDCEPSLRQRVYFANHTSHLDFVVLWASLPPEVRARTRPVAARDYWEKGRLRRLLAQDVFRAVLIEREFARATPGEGMTAARSLMDRLVEALGEESSLILFPEGTRGSGEQVGAFRSGLYHLCRRKPTLELVPVYMENLNRILPKGEVLPVPLLSSVTFGPPLYLQEGEDKREFLERARQALVKLRPE from the coding sequence GTGAGAGTCCATCCGCTGGCCAGCGTGCTCGCAGGCCTGGCACGGCTGATCAGCGGCGCCAACGCGCGCTGGCTGGACTGCGAGCCGTCGCTGCGCCAGCGCGTCTACTTCGCCAACCACACCAGCCACCTCGATTTCGTCGTGCTCTGGGCCTCGCTGCCGCCGGAGGTGCGGGCGCGCACGCGGCCGGTGGCGGCGCGCGATTACTGGGAAAAAGGACGCCTGCGCCGCCTGCTGGCACAGGATGTCTTCCGCGCCGTGCTCATCGAGCGCGAGTTCGCACGCGCCACGCCGGGCGAAGGCATGACGGCCGCCCGCAGCCTGATGGACCGGCTGGTTGAAGCCCTGGGTGAAGAGTCTTCCCTCATCCTCTTTCCTGAAGGCACGCGCGGCTCGGGCGAGCAGGTGGGAGCGTTCCGCAGCGGCCTGTATCATCTGTGCCGGCGCAAGCCCACTCTCGAGCTGGTGCCGGTGTACATGGAGAACCTGAACCGCATCCTGCCCAAGGGCGAGGTGCTGCCCGTGCCGCTGCTGAGTTCGGTGACCTTCGGACCGCCCCTGTATCTGCAGGAGGGCGAGGACAAGCGGGAATTCCTTGAGCGCGCGCGCCAGGCGCTGGTGAAGCTGAGGCCCGAATGA
- a CDS encoding CDP-alcohol phosphatidyltransferase family protein: MEAPGTPAARRPLKSRQAAWAKTLAAWLTRAGARPNHISLASILFAAAAAAALYCGRDAEPSLRMGLFFAAAAGIQLRLLCNLLDGMVAVEGGMKTRTGELYNDIPDRIADALIFVAAGYSLTWPAYGAELGWTAALLAVMTAYVRVLGGSVGVTQYFIGPAAKQQRMAILTLCCLAAIAETALGWPPRVVAVALAVIIAGEIVTLVRRVARIARDMEAR, encoded by the coding sequence ATGGAAGCTCCCGGCACTCCGGCCGCGCGGCGTCCGCTGAAATCGCGCCAAGCAGCGTGGGCCAAAACGCTAGCGGCGTGGCTCACGCGCGCCGGGGCGAGGCCCAATCACATCTCGCTCGCCAGCATCCTGTTCGCTGCTGCGGCGGCGGCCGCCCTGTACTGCGGACGCGATGCTGAACCGTCGCTGCGCATGGGGTTGTTCTTCGCCGCCGCCGCCGGAATCCAATTGCGCCTCTTGTGCAACCTGCTGGACGGCATGGTGGCGGTGGAAGGCGGCATGAAGACCAGGACCGGAGAGCTGTACAACGACATTCCGGACCGCATTGCCGATGCGCTGATTTTCGTCGCCGCCGGATACTCGCTCACCTGGCCGGCGTACGGTGCGGAATTGGGCTGGACTGCGGCGCTGCTCGCGGTGATGACCGCCTACGTGCGGGTGCTGGGCGGCTCGGTGGGGGTGACGCAGTACTTCATCGGCCCGGCAGCCAAGCAGCAGCGCATGGCCATCCTCACGCTCTGCTGTCTGGCGGCCATCGCGGAGACGGCGCTGGGATGGCCGCCCCGCGTGGTCGCTGTGGCACTGGCGGTGATCATCGCCGGGGAGATCGTCACCCTGGTGCGGCGCGTGGCGCGCATCGCGCGCGACATGGAAGCGCGGTGA